One segment of Erigeron canadensis isolate Cc75 chromosome 2, C_canadensis_v1, whole genome shotgun sequence DNA contains the following:
- the LOC122590141 gene encoding probable protein phosphatase 2C 75, whose protein sequence is MTGVYGIPMEEEIDSPLKCRERRRRRIEMRRKMNSSQKVMTCEAETEIREEYDDQETIDLPEYGSMSIVGRAREMEDEISVRLNLCRPELNGGKPVHYFAVFDGHGGNHVSALCKENMHIILEEELMRVRLVAAHCNEMEELWKKAINKSFKRMDEMAMNLCQCNGPESVEVCRQHPQLSFVGSTAVVLLLTHEYIIVANCGDSRAVLCRHGKPMPLSVDHKPDREDERARIEALGGRVLFVGSGTRVEGVLAMSRAIGDRFLKQVVTSEPEYLFTKRELGDMSVILASDGLWDVLSSELTCEVVFKCQQEDNRGMVTERAVEGGGGSLCPSRSATGVAAALLVRLAMGRRSTDNISVIVVDLRN, encoded by the exons atgacGGGTGTGTATGGTATACCGATGGAAGAGGAAATTGATTCGCCACTTAAATGTCGTGAAAGGCGACGTCGAAGAATCGAGATGAGACGAAAAATGAATTCGTCTCAAAAGGTGATGACGTGTGAGGCCGAGACCGAGATTCGGGAGGAATACGATGATCAAGAAACGATAGATTTGCCCGAATACGGGTCGATGTCGATTGTGGGTCGAGCTCGTGAAATGGAAGACGAGATATCGGTTCGGTTGAATTTATGTCGACCCGAATTAAACGGTGGAAAACCGGTACATTATTTTGCCGTGTTTGATGGTCATGGAGGAAATCAT GTGTCTGCATTATGTAAAGAGAACATGCATATTATTTTAGAAGAAGAGTTGATGCGAGTGAGACTCGTGGCGGCACATTGCAACGAAATGGAAGAGTTATGGAAGAAGGCAATTAACAAAAGTTTCAAGAGGATGGATGAGATGGCTATGAATTTATGTCAATGCAATGGGCCTGAAAGCGTAGAAGTTTGTAGACAACATCCACAATTGTCTTTTGTAGGATCGACCGCGGTGGTATTGTTATTGACTCATGAATACATCATAGTCGCAAACTGTGGTGATTCACGCGCCGTCCTATGTCGTCATGGCAAGCCCATGCCACTTTCGGTGGACCATAAG CCTGATCGTGAAGACGAACGGGCAAGAATTGAAGCTCTGGGGGGTCGCGTTTTGTTTGTAGGGAGTGGAACACGAGTTGAAGGTGTATTGGCTATGTCTCGAGCTATAG GTGATAGATTTTTGAAACAAGTGGTAACATCAGAACCAGAATACTTGTTCACAAAACGCGAATTAGGGGACATGAGTGTAATATTAGCTAGTGATGGATTGTGGGATGTTTTGTCGAGTGAATTGACTTGCGAGGTTGTTTTTAAGTGCCAACAAGAAGATAATAGGGGGATGGTAACAGAAAGGGCGGTTGAGGGAGGAGGGGGGTCATTGTGTCCATCCAGGAGTGCAACGGGAGTGGCAGCTGCTTTACTTGTTCGTCTTGCTATGGGACGACGCAGTACAGATAATATCAGTGTTATAGTTGTTGATTTGAGGAACTGA